From the genome of Nicotiana sylvestris chromosome 1, ASM39365v2, whole genome shotgun sequence:
AAGCAGGTGCCTGAAATCTCTTATGGCattgaaaatgaagaaaacattTCATCTTAGAGAGTTGAAAAAAATACAGAACCATAGGAAAAATGCACtgattaatttaaaaaattatattatagtCAATTAAAAAAGAGAACAGTACCTACATGCATGTCATTGACCATCAGACAGAATCACGTAGCTTACCATAATTTTTACAATCATTTAGCTCACTTTTTGAGATGTATATAATTAAGTAATTAAAAGTGTGTTATTTATCAACTTAATTTTTTAAACGAGTAGGTCACCTTATTCCACATGGTATCAACACACAAAGAGATTTTAGATTTAAGTCTCAATAAATTTCACGTGAATTTTTAGATGAGATGGCATAATTATCAGTATATAGAAGCTGAGTTGTCAGTTAAAAAGGAACGTACCTCAAGAAAATCACTGAAGAAAAATTCAGGAAACCATGGGAACTTATGACTACCAATAGATAGCAATACTTTGAGACCAGAGATGGTTTTGGGCAAAAGAAAATCAGGCCAATTTGTGAACCCAATATTCTTCAACGAAGCATTGCTAATATACTCAGTCAACTCAATAACCGTACTTGACATAATCATAGACTCAACCATGTGAGGATACAATTGAGCCAACTTGAACGCAACCATTCCTCCATAACTAAATCCAACCAGAGAGAACTTTTCCACTCCAAGCTTCATCATTCCCTTTGCTAAACATTCTGCCTACGGCAACAACATATTCAGTGTAATctcataagtggggtctggggtgGTTagagtgtatgcagaccttacgcCTGCCTTTATAAAgacagagagactgtttccgaaagacTCTCGGCTCATGAAGGGGGAGGGGAGGGACAATAACAAGCAAACCGATCTGACAACTAAAGTAAAATACAAAACTAACAAAAGGTAATGCATTCAAAAAACCGAAACACAAGAAGACAACAAGTAGTAACAGAAGACTAGGGGTACGgggaaagaaaacaaaagtagaaaaaaaaaaaaggaaggcacCAAGTGGTGTGTCAAAGCTACTGCTACAAACAAGGATAACACTCGACCACCTAACCCTCGACCTTTATTCTCAATCTCCATACTTTCCTATCCATGGTCATATCTTTAGTGAGCTGGAGCAACGCCATATTTGCCTAATCACCCTCCCCATACTTTTTCGGCCTGCCTCTACCTCTCCGTTCGCCCTCCCACGTCAGCTTCTCACACCTCCTCGCCTGAGCATCAGTATATCTCCTCTTCACATGTCCTAACTATCTAAGTCTTCCTTCCGGCATCTTGTCCTCCACAAGGGCCACACACCTTGTTCCGAATAACAACATTTCTACTTTTATCTTACCTAGTATACCACTAAACATTTTGCCTACTTTCACGTATTTGTTCCATGAAAAAGAAAATTAGAAATCGATCCTGCAATTTAACTTTCGGATGAGGTGATCACGCGAATTTAGTACCTGAAAACTCGTTGACCTTTCAGGACGATCAGTGAAGGAATCTCCAAAGAAAAGTAGGTCAGGAACGTAGATAGCAAAATCAGCACCTGAAATTCTTAAGGAAAGCACTTGTAAAAGCCAAGTCATAATTCCATTGGAAACAAATCCATGAACAAATACAACAGCAGGCTTAGGTTTATAATTTGGTAATTTATTGTTTGGGTTATGGCAATGAATGGTTTCAGTTGGAACCCAAAAATGCATGATAGTTCCTGGTTCTATTTCCACCATTTGGGATGTCATTCCCATAGCTTTCAATACCATATGAATTATTGGCTTTATCACTGCAAATACATTTCCCATTTTCTCAAACTCTTAATTTCTCCCTTTGTTCTAGAGGAATTATTATTAAGATGATAGCTGTGAGTTTTATGGTCAATTAGTCGTACACACGACAACATATATACTAC
Proteins encoded in this window:
- the LOC104235966 gene encoding uncharacterized protein translates to MGNVFAVIKPIIHMVLKAMGMTSQMVEIEPGTIMHFWVPTETIHCHNPNNKLPNYKPKPAVVFVHGFVSNGIMTWLLQVLSLRISGADFAIYVPDLLFFGDSFTDRPERSTSFQAECLAKGMMKLGVEKFSLVGFSYGGMVAFKLAQLYPHMVESMIMSSTVIELTEYISNASLKNIGFTNWPDFLLPKTISGLKVLLSIGSHKFPWFPEFFFSDFLEVMFTNRKEKAELLEALVVSDKDAIITPNYSQRIYLLCGDDDKIFNTAVSDNMKQKLGENVTIDYIKKAGHLVQLERPCSYNHYLKKFLSYS